From a single Pseudomonas sp. A34-9 genomic region:
- a CDS encoding enoyl-CoA hydratase/isomerase family protein — MNLHFEELTGTDGARIGIASLDAEKSLNALSLPMINALGDKLNAWAKDPQIVCVLLRGNGAKAFCAGGEVRSLVEACRAHPGEVPPLAAQFFSAEYRLDYSLHTYPKPLICWGHGYVLGGGMGLLQGASTRIVTPSSRLAMPEITIGLYPDVGASWFLARLPGKLGLFLGLTGAHMNGRDAIDLDLADRFLLDEQQPQLIEGLLQLNWQEQTAMQLNSLLKALQQEAVAQLPEAQWLPRRQQIDELLDVSDVACAWKAISLQRDSSDPLIARAAKTMSEGSPLTAHLVWEQIIRARHMSLAEVFQMEYTLSLNCCRHPEFSEGVRARLIDKDQKPHWHWPDVSSVPEAVVEAHFHKVWEGRHPLADLTQY, encoded by the coding sequence ATGAATCTGCACTTCGAAGAACTCACCGGCACCGACGGCGCCCGCATCGGTATCGCCAGCCTGGATGCTGAAAAATCGCTGAACGCGCTGTCCCTGCCGATGATCAACGCCCTTGGCGACAAATTGAACGCCTGGGCCAAGGATCCGCAAATCGTCTGCGTGCTGCTGCGCGGCAACGGCGCCAAGGCCTTCTGCGCCGGTGGCGAGGTGCGCAGTCTGGTCGAGGCCTGTCGCGCCCACCCCGGCGAAGTACCGCCGCTGGCCGCGCAGTTTTTCAGCGCGGAATATCGCCTGGATTACAGCCTGCACACCTATCCGAAACCGTTGATCTGCTGGGGCCATGGTTATGTACTCGGCGGCGGCATGGGTTTGCTGCAAGGCGCGAGCACGCGGATCGTCACACCGAGCAGCCGCCTGGCGATGCCGGAAATCACCATTGGGCTGTATCCGGACGTCGGCGCCAGTTGGTTTCTTGCGCGGCTGCCGGGCAAGCTCGGATTATTCCTCGGCCTGACCGGTGCGCACATGAACGGCCGTGATGCAATCGATCTGGATCTGGCTGACCGCTTCCTGCTCGACGAACAACAGCCGCAACTGATCGAAGGCTTGCTGCAGCTCAATTGGCAGGAACAGACCGCCATGCAACTCAACAGTCTGCTCAAGGCCCTGCAGCAGGAAGCCGTGGCGCAGCTGCCCGAGGCGCAGTGGCTGCCGCGTCGACAGCAGATCGATGAACTGCTCGACGTCAGCGACGTGGCCTGCGCCTGGAAAGCCATCAGCCTGCAACGCGACAGCAGCGATCCGCTGATCGCCCGCGCGGCGAAAACCATGAGCGAAGGCTCACCGCTGACCGCGCATCTGGTTTGGGAACAGATCATCCGCGCGCGCCATATGTCGTTGGCGGAAGTCTTCCAGATGGAATACACCCTGAGCCTCAATTGCTGCCGGCATCCGGAGTTCAGCGAAGGGGTTCGGGCACGGTTGATCGATAAAGATCAGAAGCCGCACTGGCATTGGCCGGACGTCAGTAGCGTGCCGGAAGCGGTGGTCGAGGCGCATTTTCACAAGGTCTGGGAGGGGCGCCATCCATTGGCGGATCTGACGCAGTATTAA
- a CDS encoding ABC transporter ATP-binding protein, which yields MSFITVKNVWQQYADQVVLEGLNLSVNEGEFCTLVGASGCGKSTFLRLLLGQETASRGEILLDGQALAGEPDASRGVVFQRYSVFPHLSVLDNVALGLELPRAPLLGRLFGNAKREAREQAAALLDKVGLGHALDKYPAQLSGGMQQRLAIAQALIMKPRVLLLDEPFGALDPGIRKDMHALLLELWRETRLTVFMVTHDLSEGFSLGTRLLVFDKVRLDPHAPGAYGARITYDIPLNSDRRALRAAVDDLPLQLAGALRTA from the coding sequence ATGAGCTTCATCACCGTGAAAAACGTCTGGCAGCAGTACGCCGATCAGGTGGTACTGGAAGGCTTGAACCTGAGCGTCAACGAGGGCGAATTCTGCACCCTGGTCGGCGCGTCCGGTTGCGGCAAATCGACCTTCCTGCGCCTGCTGCTCGGTCAGGAAACCGCGAGTCGCGGCGAGATCCTGCTCGACGGTCAAGCGCTGGCCGGCGAACCGGATGCCAGCCGTGGCGTGGTGTTTCAGCGCTACTCGGTGTTCCCGCATTTGAGCGTGCTCGACAACGTCGCGCTCGGTCTGGAACTGCCGCGCGCACCGCTGCTGGGTCGCTTGTTCGGCAACGCCAAACGTGAGGCGCGTGAACAAGCGGCGGCCTTGCTGGACAAAGTCGGCCTCGGCCATGCCCTCGACAAATACCCGGCGCAGCTGTCCGGCGGTATGCAGCAACGGTTGGCGATTGCACAGGCACTGATCATGAAACCGCGCGTGTTGCTGCTCGACGAACCGTTTGGCGCGCTCGATCCGGGCATCCGCAAAGACATGCACGCCTTGCTGTTGGAGCTGTGGCGCGAGACCCGGTTGACAGTGTTCATGGTCACCCACGACTTGTCCGAAGGCTTCAGCCTCGGCACCCGTCTGCTGGTGTTCGACAAGGTTCGTCTCGACCCGCACGCCCCCGGCGCCTATGGCGCGCGCATCACCTACGACATCCCTTTGAACAGCGACCGCCGCGCCCTGCGCGCTGCCGTCGACGACCTGCCGTTGCAATTGGCAGGCGCCCTTCGCACCGCTTGA
- a CDS encoding putative urea ABC transporter substrate-binding protein — translation MTRLRLPALLAAAFAALISTQSPAAEKDHFSVCWTIYAGWMPWEYAGSQGIVDKWAKKYGIKIDVVQLNDYVESINQYTAGQFDGCTMTNMDALTIPAAGGVDSTALIVSDFSNGNDGIVLKGDSKKVADLKGMDVNLVELSVSHYLLARALDSVDLTEKDLKVVNTSDADISAAFNTAQVNAVTTWNPMLSDIKAKPGVTEVFNSSQIPGEIMDMMVVNSATLKDNPALGKALTGAWFEVVELMNAKNAASKAALEHMAKASGTDLAGFQAQLNTTRLFATPREALNFATSKQLPETMRKVAEFSFQHGLLGEGAKDTSAVGMAFANGVTSGDTGNLKLRFDPTYVQMAADAKL, via the coding sequence ATGACCCGACTACGTTTGCCCGCCCTGCTCGCCGCGGCGTTCGCCGCACTCATCAGCACGCAATCCCCCGCCGCCGAGAAAGACCACTTCAGCGTCTGCTGGACGATTTACGCTGGCTGGATGCCATGGGAATACGCCGGCAGCCAGGGCATTGTCGATAAATGGGCGAAGAAGTACGGGATCAAGATCGACGTCGTACAGCTCAACGACTACGTCGAATCGATCAACCAGTACACCGCCGGCCAGTTCGACGGCTGCACCATGACCAACATGGATGCACTGACCATTCCGGCCGCCGGCGGCGTCGACAGCACCGCGCTGATCGTCAGCGATTTTTCCAACGGCAACGACGGCATCGTCCTCAAGGGCGACAGCAAGAAAGTCGCCGACCTCAAGGGCATGGACGTCAATCTGGTCGAACTGTCGGTCTCGCACTACCTGCTGGCCCGCGCGCTGGACTCGGTCGACCTCACCGAGAAAGACCTGAAAGTGGTCAACACTTCCGACGCCGACATCTCCGCTGCCTTCAACACCGCGCAAGTCAACGCCGTGACCACCTGGAACCCGATGCTCTCGGACATCAAGGCCAAACCGGGGGTGACCGAAGTGTTCAACTCCAGCCAGATTCCCGGCGAGATCATGGACATGATGGTGGTCAACAGCGCCACCCTCAAAGACAACCCGGCGCTGGGCAAAGCACTGACCGGTGCGTGGTTCGAAGTGGTCGAGCTGATGAACGCCAAAAACGCCGCGAGCAAGGCTGCGCTGGAGCACATGGCCAAGGCCTCGGGTACCGATCTGGCTGGATTCCAGGCGCAACTCAACACCACCAGACTGTTCGCCACGCCGCGCGAAGCGCTGAATTTCGCCACCAGCAAGCAACTGCCGGAAACCATGCGCAAGGTCGCCGAGTTCTCGTTCCAGCACGGCTTGCTCGGCGAAGGCGCGAAAGACACCAGCGCGGTCGGCATGGCCTTTGCCAACGGCGTGACCAGCGGCGACACCGGCAATCTCAAGCTGCGTTTCGATCCGACCTACGTGCAGATGGCCGCCGACGCCAAGCTGTAA
- a CDS encoding AbrB family transcriptional regulator, whose amino-acid sequence MFDRASLKSWWGTPLVGLLGGYLASQIGWPLPWMVGSLLAIILVRCLTPWQLTEIPGGRKCGQWIVGIGIGLHFTPVVMEQVLSHFGLIFFGALVTSVSAVVGVWLMRRTGEDRATAFFSSMPGGSGEMVNLGARNGAMLSHVAAGQSLRVLVVVLCVPAAFKYLLGDGTPIAHAGSVDWRWLAILFPAGGLLAWLWQRLRQPNPWLFGPLLVSAAVSIGWDLHIGLPNGGSQIGQWLIGSGLGCHFNRQFFRRAPSFMGRTLIGTALTMLIATLAALGLSALTHLDLRSLTLGMMPGGIAEMSLTAETLQLSVPLVTAMQVMRLLFVLFLAEPLFKYWNRHPE is encoded by the coding sequence ATGTTTGATCGCGCCTCACTGAAATCCTGGTGGGGAACCCCGCTGGTCGGTCTGCTTGGCGGTTACCTCGCCAGCCAGATCGGCTGGCCACTGCCGTGGATGGTCGGCTCGTTGCTGGCGATCATCCTCGTGCGCTGCCTGACCCCATGGCAACTCACGGAAATCCCTGGCGGCCGCAAGTGCGGCCAGTGGATCGTCGGCATCGGCATTGGCCTGCACTTCACCCCGGTGGTGATGGAGCAGGTGCTCAGTCATTTCGGGTTGATCTTCTTCGGCGCGCTGGTCACCAGCGTTTCGGCGGTAGTCGGCGTGTGGTTGATGCGCCGCACTGGTGAGGATCGCGCCACGGCGTTTTTCTCGAGCATGCCCGGCGGTTCCGGGGAGATGGTCAACCTCGGCGCGCGTAACGGCGCGATGCTCAGCCACGTTGCAGCGGGGCAAAGTCTGCGAGTGCTGGTGGTGGTGCTGTGTGTGCCGGCGGCGTTCAAGTATTTGCTCGGCGATGGCACCCCGATTGCTCATGCGGGCAGTGTCGATTGGCGCTGGCTGGCGATTCTGTTTCCGGCGGGCGGATTGCTCGCGTGGCTCTGGCAGCGTTTGCGTCAACCCAATCCGTGGTTGTTCGGGCCGTTGCTGGTGAGTGCGGCGGTGAGTATTGGCTGGGATCTGCACATTGGTTTGCCCAATGGCGGCAGTCAGATTGGCCAGTGGTTGATTGGCAGTGGTTTGGGTTGTCACTTCAACCGGCAGTTTTTCCGCCGTGCGCCTTCATTCATGGGACGGACGTTGATCGGCACGGCGCTGACCATGTTGATCGCGACACTGGCGGCATTGGGCTTGAGTGCTTTGACCCATCTGGATCTGCGTTCGCTGACGCTGGGCATGATGCCTGGCGGGATTGCCGAGATGAGTCTGACGGCGGAAACCCTGCAATTATCGGTGCCGCTGGTGACGGCGATGCAGGTGATGCGGCTGTTGTTTGTGCTGTTTCTGGCGGAGCCGTTGTTCAAGTACTGGAACCGTCATCCCGAGTAA
- a CDS encoding ABC transporter permease, with protein sequence MRLINRHPDRPSRLLLVILPFALLLFAYFMGSAERLADNPNDKLLPSAVQMTDAVKRLAFNADSRTGEYLLWQDTASSLRRLAIGLGIAALAGLCLGIAAGTLPLFGAPLSPLLTVLSMVPPLAILPILFIVFGLGELSKVMLIVIGITPALARDLEQRAREIPVELLIKAQTLGASTWTLMLRVVLPQLLPRLLISLRLMLGSAWLFLIAAEAIASTDGLGYRIFLVRRYLAMDVILPYVVWITLLAWLMDWGLKYLTHRAFPWYAGAAK encoded by the coding sequence ATGCGCCTGATCAATCGCCACCCCGACCGCCCGAGTCGCCTGTTGCTGGTGATCCTGCCATTCGCCCTGCTGCTGTTCGCCTACTTCATGGGCTCGGCCGAGCGCCTGGCGGACAACCCCAACGACAAACTGCTGCCCAGCGCCGTACAGATGACCGACGCGGTGAAACGCCTGGCCTTCAATGCCGACAGCCGTACCGGCGAATACCTGTTGTGGCAGGACACCGCGTCGAGCCTGCGGCGTCTGGCCATCGGTCTCGGCATCGCCGCGCTGGCCGGGCTGTGCCTGGGCATCGCCGCCGGGACACTGCCGCTGTTCGGCGCACCGCTGTCGCCGCTGCTGACCGTGCTGTCGATGGTGCCGCCGCTGGCAATCCTGCCGATTCTGTTCATCGTTTTCGGTCTGGGCGAATTGTCGAAGGTCATGCTGATCGTGATCGGCATCACCCCGGCGCTCGCTCGCGATCTGGAACAACGCGCCCGGGAAATACCGGTCGAACTACTGATCAAGGCGCAGACCCTCGGCGCCTCGACATGGACATTGATGTTGCGCGTGGTGTTGCCGCAACTGCTGCCACGCTTGCTGATCTCGTTGCGGCTGATGCTCGGCTCGGCGTGGCTGTTCCTGATTGCCGCCGAAGCCATTGCCTCCACCGACGGCCTCGGCTACCGGATTTTTCTGGTACGGCGTTATCTGGCGATGGACGTGATTCTGCCGTACGTGGTGTGGATCACCCTCCTCGCCTGGCTGATGGATTGGGGCCTGAAATACCTGACCCATCGCGCCTTCCCTTGGTATGCGGGGGCGGCCAAATGA
- a CDS encoding OprD family porin, whose translation MPSMQLQASTPARPCRFSHTALASAAALAGFSPLSFADFIEDSSATFETRNMYFNRDFRDGTSAQQSKRDEWAQGFMLNLQSGYTDGTVGFGVDALGMLGVKLDSSPDRTGTGLLPTHDDGRAADEYSKVGLTGKVKISATELKIGSLIPELPILKPNDGRILPQTFEGGLLTSKEIKNLTFTGGRLEKAKDRDSTDFEDIALNNKNSRFAGTAAGKHFDFGGVDYKFTDKITGSYHFAQLDEVYNQHFFGLVASRPMGPGTFATDLRFAVSDDQGAARGGEIDNRSLNGLVSYALSGHKFSAGYQHMSGDSAFPYVDGSDPYLVNFVQINDFAGAGERSWQARYDFDFARLGIPGLSFMSRYLSGDNIKLKNGEEGKEWERNTEIKYVVQSGALKDVAVRLRNATYRSNYSARDADEVRLLVSYSVALW comes from the coding sequence ATGCCGTCCATGCAGCTTCAGGCGTCCACGCCTGCTCGCCCTTGCCGTTTCAGCCACACCGCCCTTGCCAGTGCCGCCGCCCTTGCCGGTTTTTCGCCGTTGAGCTTTGCCGACTTCATTGAAGACAGCAGCGCCACGTTCGAAACCCGCAACATGTACTTCAACCGTGACTTTCGCGATGGCACCAGCGCCCAGCAATCCAAGCGTGACGAATGGGCCCAGGGTTTCATGCTCAATCTGCAATCGGGTTACACCGATGGCACCGTGGGGTTCGGTGTCGATGCGTTGGGCATGCTTGGAGTAAAACTTGATTCGAGTCCGGACCGCACCGGCACCGGCCTGCTACCGACCCACGATGACGGGCGCGCCGCCGATGAATACTCGAAAGTCGGCCTGACCGGCAAAGTGAAAATCTCCGCCACGGAACTGAAAATCGGCAGCCTGATTCCCGAACTGCCGATCCTCAAACCCAACGACGGGCGCATCCTGCCGCAGACCTTTGAAGGCGGTCTGCTGACCTCCAAAGAGATCAAGAACCTGACCTTCACCGGCGGCCGTCTGGAAAAAGCCAAGGACCGCGACAGCACCGATTTCGAGGACATCGCCCTCAACAACAAGAACAGCCGTTTTGCCGGCACCGCTGCCGGCAAGCACTTCGATTTTGGCGGCGTGGATTACAAGTTCACCGACAAGATCACCGGCAGTTACCACTTCGCGCAACTCGACGAAGTCTACAACCAGCACTTCTTCGGCCTCGTTGCCTCGCGGCCGATGGGCCCAGGCACGTTCGCCACTGACCTGCGTTTTGCCGTCAGTGATGATCAGGGTGCGGCCCGTGGTGGTGAGATCGACAACCGCTCGCTCAACGGCCTGGTCAGCTATGCGCTGAGCGGCCACAAATTCAGTGCCGGTTATCAACACATGTCCGGCGACAGCGCTTTCCCTTACGTCGATGGCAGCGACCCGTACCTGGTCAACTTCGTACAGATCAACGACTTCGCCGGCGCTGGAGAACGCTCCTGGCAGGCTCGTTACGATTTTGACTTCGCCAGGCTCGGCATTCCTGGCCTGAGCTTCATGAGCCGCTACTTGAGCGGTGACAACATCAAGCTCAAGAACGGTGAAGAAGGCAAAGAGTGGGAACGCAACACCGAGATCAAATATGTAGTACAAAGCGGCGCCTTGAAGGATGTCGCCGTGCGTTTGAGGAATGCCACTTACCGTTCCAATTACTCGGCTCGCGATGCGGATGAAGTGCGGTTGCTGGTGAGCTATAGCGTTGCCCTTTGGTAA
- a CDS encoding urea amidolyase associated protein UAAP1, with protein sequence MTDSTQLFPPFAEEMLPGGGHRSFVLKRGQLLRLTDLRGGANVSLTLLNANEKTERLNLPDSLKCQHTAKLTSGHCLYSDMGRVLAAITADTCGWSDSLGGVLCAEEVAQKYGQGRYQELRNGFFRNGTDNLLVELGKWGLGLSDLLMTLNLFSRVNVDEAGRCHFVEGNSKAGDYIELYAPMDTLVVLTALQHPMDPAPEYAPKPLKLSWMNADASVAEHCRTSRPENERGFINTDRLFA encoded by the coding sequence ATGACTGATTCAACCCAACTGTTCCCACCGTTTGCCGAAGAAATGCTCCCCGGCGGCGGCCATCGCTCTTTCGTGTTGAAGCGCGGCCAATTGCTGCGCCTGACCGATCTGCGCGGCGGCGCCAATGTCAGCCTGACCCTGCTCAACGCCAATGAAAAAACCGAGCGGCTGAACCTGCCCGACAGCCTCAAGTGCCAACACACCGCCAAGCTCACCAGCGGCCACTGCCTGTATTCGGACATGGGCCGCGTACTCGCCGCGATCACCGCTGATACCTGCGGCTGGAGCGACAGCCTCGGCGGCGTACTCTGCGCCGAAGAAGTCGCGCAAAAGTACGGTCAGGGCCGCTATCAGGAACTGCGCAACGGTTTCTTCCGCAACGGCACCGACAACCTGTTGGTGGAACTCGGCAAGTGGGGCCTGGGCCTGTCCGATCTGTTGATGACCCTCAACCTGTTCAGCCGCGTCAACGTCGATGAGGCCGGGCGCTGCCACTTCGTCGAGGGCAATTCCAAGGCTGGCGACTACATCGAGTTGTACGCGCCGATGGACACGCTGGTGGTGCTCACCGCGCTGCAACACCCGATGGATCCGGCGCCGGAATACGCGCCCAAACCACTGAAGCTGAGCTGGATGAACGCCGACGCCAGCGTCGCCGAACACTGCCGCACCTCGCGCCCGGAAAACGAGCGCGGCTTCATCAACACTGACCG
- a CDS encoding tripartite tricarboxylate transporter permease, whose product MDTLGYLGQGFGVALSPYNLVTALTGTLIGTVVGLLPGLGPINGVALLIPIAFALGLPPESALILLAAVYLGCEYGGRISSILLNIPGEASTVMTTLDGYPMARKGLAGVALSLSAWSSFIGAFIATCGMVLFAPLLAKWAIAFGPAEYFVLMVFAIVCLGGMAGDRPLKTFIAALIGLFLSSVGIDANSGVYRFTGDNIHLTDGIQFVVLVLGLFSVSEILLLLEKTHRGQEAVKATGRMMFNFKEASSVFVVNIRCGLLGFIMGVLPGAGATLASAVAYMTEKRLAGASGKFGEGDARGLAAPETAIGASACGALVPMLTLGVPGSGTTAVMIGALSLYNITPGPLLFQQQPDIVWGLIASLFIANIMLVILNIPMIRIFTRILAVPNWALVPVIAIITGIGVYAVHATTFDLFLMVGIGIFGYILRKLDFPLSPVLLGFILGGLMEQNLRRALSISNGALEILWSSPITFGVWVLTAIMLLMPLLRIWRKRSVARRAIADV is encoded by the coding sequence ATGGATACCCTCGGTTATTTGGGTCAAGGCTTCGGCGTCGCGCTGAGCCCGTACAACCTGGTCACGGCCCTGACCGGCACACTGATCGGGACTGTCGTCGGCTTGCTGCCGGGCCTCGGCCCGATCAACGGCGTGGCCTTGCTGATCCCGATTGCGTTTGCCCTTGGCTTGCCGCCGGAGTCGGCACTGATTCTGCTGGCAGCGGTGTATCTGGGCTGTGAATACGGCGGGCGGATCAGCTCGATTCTGCTGAACATCCCGGGCGAAGCGTCGACCGTGATGACCACCCTCGACGGTTACCCGATGGCCCGAAAAGGCCTCGCCGGTGTGGCGCTGTCGCTGTCGGCGTGGAGTTCGTTTATCGGTGCGTTTATCGCCACCTGCGGCATGGTGCTGTTCGCCCCGCTGCTGGCGAAATGGGCGATTGCTTTTGGCCCGGCGGAATACTTCGTGTTGATGGTGTTCGCGATTGTCTGCCTCGGCGGCATGGCCGGTGATCGACCATTGAAGACGTTTATCGCCGCGTTGATCGGCCTGTTCCTGTCGAGCGTCGGCATCGATGCCAACAGCGGCGTGTACCGTTTTACCGGCGACAACATTCATCTGACCGACGGCATCCAGTTTGTCGTGCTGGTGCTGGGCCTGTTCTCGGTCAGCGAGATTCTGTTGCTGCTGGAGAAAACCCATCGCGGCCAGGAAGCGGTGAAAGCCACCGGCCGGATGATGTTCAACTTCAAGGAAGCCTCGTCGGTGTTCGTGGTGAACATTCGTTGCGGCCTGCTCGGTTTCATCATGGGCGTGTTGCCGGGTGCCGGCGCAACGCTGGCCAGCGCCGTGGCTTACATGACCGAAAAACGCCTCGCCGGTGCCAGCGGCAAATTCGGTGAAGGTGACGCCCGTGGCCTTGCCGCGCCGGAAACTGCCATCGGTGCTTCGGCCTGTGGCGCACTGGTACCGATGCTGACACTCGGCGTGCCAGGTTCGGGCACCACGGCGGTGATGATCGGCGCCCTGTCGCTGTACAACATCACCCCGGGCCCGCTGCTGTTCCAGCAACAACCGGACATCGTCTGGGGCCTGATCGCCTCGTTGTTCATCGCCAACATCATGCTGGTGATCCTCAACATCCCGATGATCCGCATCTTCACGCGCATCCTCGCCGTGCCGAACTGGGCACTGGTGCCGGTGATTGCGATCATTACCGGGATCGGCGTCTACGCGGTGCACGCCACCACGTTCGATCTGTTCCTGATGGTCGGCATTGGCATCTTCGGTTACATCCTGCGCAAGCTCGATTTCCCGTTGTCGCCAGTGCTGCTGGGCTTCATCCTCGGTGGTTTGATGGAGCAGAACCTGCGTCGTGCGCTGTCGATTTCCAACGGTGCGCTGGAGATCCTCTGGTCGAGCCCGATCACCTTCGGTGTCTGGGTGCTGACTGCGATCATGCTGCTGATGCCGCTGCTGCGCATCTGGCGCAAACGTTCGGTTGCGCGTCGCGCCATCGCTGATGTTTGA
- a CDS encoding tripartite tricarboxylate transporter TctB family protein, which translates to MLIQRIFASVLLLVCVGLALMAWPYQAAFSYEPVGPRAFPLLMLGLMSAALLYMVFRPAPIKHSEDEPPLDRETLTKIAICVALLLVFAGLFEPLGFILSSILIGIPMARLYGGRWLPSVVVTTLMAIGLYLLFDRVMDVPLPLGLLDVLEN; encoded by the coding sequence ATGCTTATTCAACGCATTTTCGCCTCGGTGTTGTTGCTGGTCTGTGTCGGCCTGGCACTGATGGCGTGGCCGTACCAAGCGGCCTTTTCCTACGAACCGGTGGGCCCGCGCGCCTTCCCGTTGCTGATGCTCGGCCTGATGAGCGCGGCGCTGCTGTACATGGTGTTTCGCCCGGCGCCGATCAAACACAGTGAGGACGAGCCGCCACTGGACCGCGAAACCCTGACCAAGATTGCCATCTGCGTGGCGCTGTTGCTGGTATTCGCCGGTCTGTTCGAACCGCTGGGTTTCATCCTCAGCAGCATCCTCATCGGCATTCCGATGGCGCGCCTGTATGGCGGTCGCTGGTTACCGAGCGTGGTGGTGACCACGCTGATGGCCATCGGTCTGTACCTGCTGTTCGACCGTGTGATGGACGTTCCGCTGCCCCTTGGCCTGCTCGACGTGCTGGAGAACTGA
- a CDS encoding tripartite tricarboxylate transporter substrate binding protein: MNFSLRKVALAAGMMLVAGQLMAEPKRPECIAPASPGGGFDLTCKLVQSALVNQKLLSKPMRVTYMPGGVGAVAYNAVVAQRPADAGTLVAWSSGSLLNLAQGKFGRFDETNVRWLAAVGTSYGAIAVKSDSPYKTLDDLVQALKKDPSSVVIGSGGTVGSQDWMQTALIAKAAGINPRDLRYVALEGGGEIATALLGGHIQVGSTDISDSMPHIQSGDMRLLAVFADKRLDEPEMKDIPTAREQGYDIVWPVVRGFYLGPKVSDEDYAWWKDSFDKLLASDEFAKLRDQRELFPFAMTGPELDTYVKKQVADYKVLAKEFGLIQ; this comes from the coding sequence ATGAATTTTTCACTGCGTAAAGTTGCTTTAGCGGCCGGCATGATGCTGGTGGCCGGCCAATTGATGGCCGAACCGAAACGTCCGGAATGCATTGCACCGGCATCGCCGGGTGGTGGTTTCGACCTGACCTGCAAACTGGTGCAGAGCGCGCTGGTCAATCAGAAACTGCTGAGCAAACCGATGCGTGTGACCTACATGCCCGGCGGTGTCGGCGCGGTGGCGTATAACGCTGTGGTCGCGCAACGTCCGGCCGATGCCGGCACGCTGGTCGCGTGGTCGAGCGGTTCACTGTTGAACCTGGCCCAGGGCAAGTTCGGTCGCTTCGATGAGACCAATGTGCGCTGGCTGGCAGCCGTCGGCACCAGCTACGGCGCCATCGCGGTGAAAAGCGATTCGCCCTACAAGACCCTCGACGATCTCGTGCAGGCGCTGAAGAAAGATCCAAGCTCGGTGGTCATTGGTTCCGGCGGCACCGTCGGCAGCCAGGACTGGATGCAAACCGCACTGATCGCCAAGGCTGCCGGGATCAACCCGCGCGACCTGCGTTATGTCGCCCTCGAAGGTGGCGGCGAGATCGCCACGGCCCTGCTCGGTGGTCACATCCAGGTCGGCAGTACCGACATCTCCGACTCCATGCCACACATCCAGAGTGGCGACATGCGCCTGCTCGCGGTGTTTGCCGACAAGCGTCTCGACGAGCCGGAAATGAAAGACATCCCGACGGCTCGCGAGCAAGGCTACGACATCGTCTGGCCTGTGGTGCGCGGCTTCTACCTGGGGCCAAAAGTCAGCGATGAAGATTACGCCTGGTGGAAAGACTCGTTCGACAAACTGCTGGCCTCCGACGAATTCGCCAAGCTGCGCGATCAGCGTGAATTGTTCCCGTTCGCCATGACCGGCCCGGAACTGGACACCTACGTGAAGAAGCAAGTCGCGGACTACAAAGTGCTGGCCAAAGAGTTCGGCCTGATCCAGTGA
- the ung gene encoding uracil-DNA glycosylase has product MTADDRIKLEPSWKEALRAEFDQPYMAELRQFLQQERAAGKEIYPPGPMIFNALNSTPLDKVKVVILGQDPYHGPGQAHGLCFSVQPGVPAPPSLVNIYKELKRDLNIDIPNHGYLQSWADQGVLMINTTMTVERANANAHKDKGWQFFTDRIIELVSERQPHLVFMLWGAHAQSKQKLIDATKHLVLTSVHPSPLSAYRGFLGCGHFSRTNKFLEQNGETPIEWRLPPIA; this is encoded by the coding sequence ATGACTGCTGACGACCGTATCAAACTCGAACCGAGCTGGAAGGAGGCACTGCGTGCTGAGTTCGACCAGCCTTACATGGCAGAGTTGCGCCAGTTTCTGCAGCAGGAGCGGGCGGCCGGCAAGGAAATCTATCCGCCGGGGCCGATGATTTTCAATGCCTTGAACTCGACGCCGCTGGATAAAGTGAAGGTGGTTATCCTCGGTCAGGACCCGTATCACGGCCCGGGCCAGGCCCACGGCTTGTGCTTCTCGGTGCAACCGGGCGTGCCGGCACCGCCGTCGCTGGTCAACATCTATAAAGAGTTGAAGCGCGATCTCAACATCGACATTCCCAATCACGGCTACTTGCAGAGTTGGGCCGATCAGGGTGTGTTGATGATCAACACGACCATGACCGTCGAGCGCGCCAACGCCAATGCGCACAAGGACAAGGGCTGGCAGTTTTTTACTGATCGGATCATTGAACTGGTCAGCGAGCGCCAGCCGCATCTGGTGTTCATGCTCTGGGGCGCGCATGCGCAGAGCAAGCAGAAGCTGATCGACGCGACCAAGCATCTGGTGCTGACGTCGGTGCATCCGTCGCCGTTGTCGGCTTATCGCGGTTTTTTGGGTTGCGGGCATTTCAGCCGCACCAACAAGTTTCTTGAGCAGAATGGCGAAACGCCGATCGAGTGGCGTCTGCCGCCCATCGCCTAA